In Morganella morganii, the following are encoded in one genomic region:
- a CDS encoding helix-turn-helix domain-containing protein, producing the protein MNEREISLFIGQQISRKRKSLGLSGMALAELLGLSQQQISRYEQGITNIRASTLLQIAFLFNVDVKSFFTDCIEKNSKLSSLNYKEKKSQETDYDTITIDMKSRGRGKIRSKK; encoded by the coding sequence ATGAATGAGAGAGAAATCAGCCTCTTTATCGGTCAGCAAATTTCACGGAAAAGAAAATCGCTGGGATTATCAGGTATGGCGCTTGCCGAATTACTGGGTTTAAGTCAGCAGCAAATATCCCGCTATGAACAGGGCATTACCAATATAAGAGCCAGTACATTACTGCAAATCGCTTTTTTGTTTAATGTTGATGTAAAAAGTTTTTTTACTGATTGTATCGAAAAAAACAGCAAACTGAGTTCACTTAACTATAAAGAGAAAAAGAGTCAGGAAACAGACTATGACACGATCACTATTGATATGAAGAGCAGAGGAAGGGGTAAAATCCGCAGTAAAAAATAA
- a CDS encoding peptide ABC transporter substrate-binding protein has product MFRPAKFSRSALLAGTFFTFSSLFCATAAEIPAGTQLAKEQSVYRHLKDEPASLDPIKAVGLTEAQILRDLFEGLTSQGADGKPVPGVALSWETRNNQVWTFRLRDDARWSDGSPVTAQDFVYSWQRLVNPKNLSTFAWFAPLAGIKNAQAIIDGKMLPETLGVEAVDNRTLRVTLDRPVPYFPNLAANFSLFPVNRAVVEKYGDNWIRTGHLVGNGAFVLHDRVVNEKIVLTPNPYYWDHKHTVLTSVTFVPINHESQATKRYLSNDLDITESFPKNQYQKLKQAIPDQIYIPDQLGTYYYAFNTQRAPTNDPRVRQALSMTIDRKVIAEKVLGTGEKPAWHFTPDVTAGFTPEPGLYQKFTQDELDSQAKTLLAAAGYGPHNPLKLSLLYNSSENHQKIAIAVGSMWKKKLGAEVKLVNQEWKTYIDSRNTGNFDVIRASWVGDYNEPSTFLSLLTSTHSGNIAQYHNEKYDALLKTAALETDDNARNTDYNDAEKLLAEDMPIAPIYQYTNGRLIKPWLKGYPVNNPEDVAYSHNLYIIKH; this is encoded by the coding sequence ATGTTCAGGCCAGCAAAATTTTCCCGTTCCGCACTTCTTGCCGGGACGTTTTTCACTTTTTCTTCACTGTTTTGTGCAACGGCGGCGGAGATCCCCGCAGGAACACAGCTGGCAAAAGAACAATCTGTTTATCGTCATCTGAAGGATGAACCCGCGTCTCTGGACCCGATTAAAGCGGTCGGTCTGACCGAAGCTCAGATCCTGCGTGATTTATTTGAAGGGCTGACCAGTCAGGGTGCGGACGGCAAACCGGTGCCCGGTGTCGCTCTCTCCTGGGAGACCCGCAACAATCAGGTATGGACATTCCGCCTGCGTGACGATGCCCGCTGGTCAGACGGCTCACCGGTGACCGCACAGGACTTTGTCTACAGCTGGCAGCGGCTGGTTAACCCGAAAAATCTCTCTACCTTCGCCTGGTTTGCACCGCTGGCCGGCATTAAAAATGCGCAGGCGATTATCGACGGCAAAATGCTGCCGGAAACCCTCGGCGTTGAAGCTGTTGACAACCGGACTCTGCGGGTCACGTTAGACCGTCCTGTGCCGTACTTCCCGAATCTGGCGGCCAATTTCAGCCTTTTCCCTGTGAATCGTGCGGTTGTTGAGAAATACGGCGACAACTGGATCCGCACCGGGCACCTGGTCGGCAACGGGGCATTTGTCCTGCATGACCGGGTGGTGAATGAAAAAATTGTTCTGACACCGAACCCGTATTACTGGGATCACAAGCACACGGTACTGACATCGGTTACCTTTGTGCCGATTAACCATGAATCTCAGGCCACCAAACGCTATCTGTCCAATGATCTCGACATTACGGAATCTTTTCCGAAAAATCAGTATCAGAAACTGAAACAGGCGATTCCGGATCAGATTTATATCCCGGATCAGCTTGGCACCTATTATTACGCCTTTAACACGCAGCGGGCACCGACAAACGACCCGCGTGTGCGGCAGGCACTTTCCATGACCATTGACCGTAAGGTGATCGCAGAGAAAGTGCTGGGCACGGGCGAAAAACCGGCCTGGCATTTCACGCCGGATGTCACTGCCGGGTTTACACCGGAGCCGGGCCTGTACCAGAAATTTACTCAGGATGAGCTCGACAGCCAGGCAAAAACGCTGCTGGCCGCCGCCGGTTACGGGCCGCACAATCCGCTGAAATTATCTCTGCTGTATAACAGCTCGGAAAACCATCAGAAAATTGCCATTGCCGTCGGTTCGATGTGGAAGAAAAAACTGGGCGCGGAAGTGAAGCTGGTCAATCAGGAATGGAAAACCTATATCGACAGCCGCAATACCGGCAATTTTGATGTGATCCGTGCCTCCTGGGTCGGCGATTACAACGAGCCGTCAACCTTCCTGTCTCTGCTGACCAGCACACACAGCGGCAATATCGCGCAGTATCATAATGAAAAATATGATGCTCTGCTGAAAACTGCTGCGCTGGAAACGGATGATAACGCCCGTAATACCGACTATAACGACGCCGAAAAACTGCTGGCGGAAGACATGCCGATAGCACCAATCTACCAGTACACCAACGGCCGCCTGATTAAACCGTGGCTGAAGGGATATCCGGTCAATAATCCGGAAGATGTGGCATACAGCCATAATCTCTATATTATTAAACACTAA
- the ttcA gene encoding tRNA 2-thiocytidine(32) synthetase TtcA — MNTPKEQYNINKLQKRLRSHTGKAIADFNMIEDGDRIMVCLSGGKDSYTLLSILQSLQQSAPIRFSLVAVNLDQKQPGFPEHILPEYLEKLGVEYKIVEENTYGIVKEKIPEGKTTCSLCSRLRRGILYRTATELGATKIALGHHRDDILQTLFLNMFYGGKLKGMPPKLMSDDGKHVVIRPLAYCREKDIERFAEAKGFPIIPCNLCGSQPNLQRQVIKDLLRDWDKRYPGRIETMFRATQNVVPSHLCDTELFDFKSIHHGSEVVDGGDLAFDRETLPVQPVWEDEDDDGDSPDFTELRLDVTEVK; from the coding sequence ATGAATACACCGAAAGAACAGTACAACATCAATAAATTGCAAAAGCGCCTGCGCAGCCATACCGGCAAAGCAATCGCAGATTTTAATATGATTGAGGACGGCGACCGCATCATGGTTTGCCTGTCCGGCGGCAAAGACAGTTACACCCTGCTTTCCATTCTGCAGAGCCTGCAGCAGAGCGCCCCCATCCGTTTTTCCCTGGTGGCGGTGAATCTCGATCAGAAGCAACCGGGTTTCCCTGAGCATATTTTGCCGGAATATCTGGAAAAACTGGGCGTTGAATATAAAATCGTCGAAGAAAATACCTACGGGATTGTGAAAGAAAAAATCCCGGAAGGGAAAACCACCTGTTCCCTCTGCTCCCGTCTGCGCCGGGGCATTTTGTACCGCACCGCGACTGAGCTGGGTGCAACCAAAATCGCCCTTGGCCACCACCGCGACGATATTCTGCAGACCCTGTTCCTGAATATGTTTTACGGCGGCAAACTCAAAGGCATGCCGCCGAAGCTGATGAGTGACGACGGTAAACACGTGGTGATCCGCCCGCTGGCCTATTGCCGTGAGAAAGATATTGAGCGTTTCGCCGAAGCCAAAGGGTTCCCGATCATTCCGTGTAACCTGTGCGGCTCTCAGCCGAACCTGCAGCGTCAGGTTATCAAAGATCTGCTGCGCGACTGGGATAAACGCTATCCGGGCCGGATTGAAACCATGTTCCGTGCCACACAGAATGTCGTACCATCACATTTATGTGACACTGAATTATTCGATTTCAAATCTATCCATCACGGCAGTGAAGTCGTCGACGGTGGTGATCTCGCATTTGACCGCGAAACTCTGCCTGTTCAGCCGGTATGGGAAGATGAGGATGATGACGGCGATAGCCCGGATTTCACAGAATTACGTCTGGATGTGACGGAAGTGAAATAA
- the zntB gene encoding zinc transporter ZntB, with protein sequence MSALYGSAFQGTDPICRVQFDGEGGCTPVDVNAVAGIKEPVWLHLDYLSADNQRWLRETELLPPQARDGLTNNVIRPRTLRIGEGALITLQTINNNDGDRPDQLVAFRIWICGSYIISTRHRKVHSIQTIQDDLQNGEGAKNTGEWLAEAAFCITDEVADFIEDLHDTLIDMEDAILDQHIPARGELALLRKQLIVLRRYMAPQRDVFSRLASERYTWLSEQDRHQLTDVSDRLGRIIDDIDSCIARTSVISDEITNMMADAMNRRTYTMSLLAMVFLPTTFLTGLFGVNLGGIPGGDFPFAFSLFCVGLAGVIGFVAWWLRKSNWL encoded by the coding sequence ATGAGCGCTTTGTACGGATCCGCTTTTCAGGGAACAGATCCCATCTGCCGGGTGCAGTTTGACGGAGAGGGCGGTTGTACGCCGGTGGATGTCAACGCCGTTGCCGGGATAAAAGAACCGGTGTGGCTGCACCTGGACTATTTATCCGCGGATAACCAGCGCTGGCTGCGTGAAACGGAACTGTTGCCGCCGCAGGCGCGTGACGGGCTGACAAACAATGTTATCCGCCCCAGGACACTCCGTATTGGTGAGGGTGCATTAATTACCCTGCAAACCATCAACAATAATGACGGCGACCGGCCTGACCAACTGGTGGCATTCCGTATCTGGATCTGCGGCAGTTATATTATCTCCACCCGCCACCGTAAAGTGCATTCCATTCAGACCATTCAGGATGATTTACAAAACGGTGAAGGTGCAAAAAATACCGGAGAATGGCTGGCGGAAGCGGCGTTCTGCATCACCGACGAAGTGGCAGATTTTATTGAGGACTTACACGATACCCTGATTGATATGGAAGATGCGATACTCGATCAGCATATTCCGGCCCGCGGGGAGCTGGCACTGCTGCGCAAGCAGCTGATTGTCCTGCGCCGCTACATGGCACCGCAGCGCGATGTGTTTTCCCGGCTGGCCTCCGAGCGTTACACCTGGCTCTCAGAGCAGGACAGACATCAGCTGACGGATGTCAGTGACCGCCTGGGGCGGATTATTGACGATATTGACTCCTGTATCGCGCGGACATCGGTTATCTCGGATGAAATCACCAATATGATGGCGGATGCGATGAACCGGCGTACTTACACCATGTCACTGCTGGCGATGGTTTTTCTGCCGACAACCTTTCTGACCGGATTGTTCGGGGTCAACCTCGGCGGGATCCCGGGGGGCGATTTCCCGTTTGCTTTCAGTTTGTTCTGTGTGGGACTGGCGGGTGTTATCGGATTTGTTGCCTGGTGGTTACGTAAGAGTAACTGGTTGTAA
- a CDS encoding pentapeptide repeat-containing protein, giving the protein MTVIENNHEYTGGRYEKTDFSDRTIRGVVFEDCTFIRCDFSSAVAQQCRFTDCVFEQCNMSLLAVPETRFSGTEFTGTKMIGIDWTKAYWPKFDFYSQLVFKECILDSNNFFDLRLHESHFESCRIHNADFRQAELNKSVMHDCDLTDTLFMHTNLEGADLCGSHSFYIDIRENKTAKATFSAYEALNLLRVLDIRLAD; this is encoded by the coding sequence ATGACAGTTATTGAGAATAATCATGAGTATACCGGCGGCCGGTATGAAAAAACGGATTTCAGTGACAGAACAATCCGTGGTGTGGTATTTGAGGACTGCACCTTTATCCGCTGTGATTTCAGCTCGGCGGTTGCGCAGCAGTGCCGTTTCACTGACTGTGTGTTTGAGCAGTGCAATATGAGTCTGCTGGCCGTTCCGGAAACCCGGTTTTCCGGCACTGAATTTACCGGAACGAAAATGATTGGTATTGACTGGACAAAAGCATACTGGCCGAAGTTTGATTTTTATTCTCAGCTGGTGTTCAAAGAGTGCATTTTGGACAGTAATAACTTTTTTGACCTCAGATTGCATGAATCGCACTTTGAGTCCTGCCGGATCCATAATGCCGATTTCAGACAGGCGGAGCTGAATAAATCCGTTATGCATGACTGCGATTTAACCGACACACTGTTTATGCACACTAATCTGGAAGGGGCGGATCTTTGCGGTTCCCACTCTTTTTATATCGATATCCGTGAAAATAAAACTGCCAAAGCCACATTTTCCGCATACGAAGCCCTGAATCTGCTGCGGGTGCTTGATATCCGCCTGGCTGATTAA
- a CDS encoding helix-turn-helix domain-containing protein, protein MQPDNCHALSCQHQVFKKELHAVIGQEIRILRKSKGITGHELGSIIQLSQQQISRYENGDSAIPLDTLILILRIFNISPEKFIHRVLFILNRDPDSKKLLSHMSNHLNSYTDGSYLGTFEQYKHN, encoded by the coding sequence ATGCAGCCCGATAATTGCCACGCACTTAGTTGTCAACACCAGGTCTTTAAAAAGGAGCTTCATGCAGTTATAGGCCAGGAAATTAGAATATTACGAAAATCAAAAGGTATCACCGGCCATGAATTAGGTTCAATAATACAGCTATCGCAGCAGCAGATATCCCGTTACGAGAATGGTGACAGTGCTATTCCGCTGGATACACTGATATTAATACTGCGTATTTTTAATATATCGCCGGAAAAATTTATACACAGAGTGTTATTTATCTTAAACAGAGATCCTGATTCAAAAAAACTATTATCCCATATGTCGAATCATCTTAATTCTTATACTGACGGCAGTTATCTGGGAACATTTGAACAATATAAACACAATTAA